Proteins encoded in a region of the Ancylobacter sp. SL191 genome:
- a CDS encoding septation protein A — MADTTGPTPLRKMHPALKFALELGPLVVFFIANGRAGIYVATGAFMVATFAALLVMWLIARKIAVMPLVSAVVVLVFGSLTLWLQDDHFIKMKPTIVNALFGGLLLGGLVFRKPLLPYVLGDVFQLTPEGWHKLTIRWGVFFLVMAVLNEVVWRSVSTDTWVAFKTFGYLPLTLVFAMAQVPLMTAHAANDPAKPTDGA, encoded by the coding sequence ATGGCTGACACCACGGGCCCGACGCCGCTGCGCAAGATGCACCCGGCGCTGAAATTCGCGCTGGAGCTGGGGCCGCTGGTGGTGTTCTTCATCGCCAATGGCCGCGCCGGCATCTATGTCGCCACCGGCGCCTTCATGGTAGCGACCTTCGCGGCGCTGCTGGTGATGTGGCTGATCGCCCGCAAGATCGCGGTCATGCCGCTGGTCTCGGCCGTGGTGGTGCTGGTGTTCGGCTCGCTCACGCTCTGGCTGCAGGACGACCATTTCATCAAGATGAAGCCGACCATCGTCAACGCGCTGTTCGGCGGGTTGCTGCTCGGCGGGCTCGTCTTCCGCAAGCCGCTGCTGCCCTATGTGCTGGGCGACGTGTTCCAGCTCACGCCGGAAGGCTGGCACAAGCTGACCATCCGCTGGGGTGTGTTCTTCCTCGTCATGGCCGTGCTGAACGAGGTGGTCTGGCGTTCGGTCTCGACCGATACCTGGGTGGCCTTCAAGACCTTCGGCTATCTGCCGCTGACGCTGGTCTTCGCCATGGCGCAAGTGCCGCTGATGACCGCCCATGCCGCCAACGACCCGGCAAAGCCGACGGACGGCGCATAG
- a CDS encoding aldo/keto reductase, whose amino-acid sequence MQYRPLGRTGLEVSAICLGTMTYGEQNTEAEGHAQMDYALDRGINFFDTAELYSIPPKPDTQGSTERVIGSWFKARGNRDKVILATKVCGLSEMTWFRDDGSPARPTRGQIREAVEKSLTRLQTDYIDLYQLHWPGRPIAYFGSNPTRWKSVAGDETPIAETLDAFAELVKEGKVRHIGLSNESAWGTMRFLDEAGRTGGPRAASVQNAYHLLNRTYETALAEVSLREDVGLLAYSPLAQGYLTGKYQNGARPAGARSTLFNRGQRYQTPGAEAAIDDYLAIAREAGIDPAQFAIAFCLSREFMTSVIIGATTMEQLTNDIDAINVAFTSELEAKVDAVHQLRGNPCP is encoded by the coding sequence ATGCAGTACCGCCCGCTCGGCCGCACCGGCCTCGAGGTCAGCGCCATTTGCCTGGGCACCATGACCTATGGTGAGCAGAACACCGAGGCCGAAGGCCACGCGCAAATGGACTACGCCCTCGACCGGGGCATCAATTTCTTCGATACCGCCGAGCTTTACTCGATCCCGCCCAAGCCGGACACCCAGGGCTCGACCGAGCGCGTGATCGGCTCCTGGTTCAAGGCGCGCGGCAACCGCGACAAGGTCATCCTCGCCACCAAGGTGTGCGGGCTCTCGGAGATGACCTGGTTCCGCGACGACGGCTCCCCGGCTCGCCCGACGCGCGGGCAGATCCGCGAAGCCGTGGAGAAGAGCCTCACCCGGCTGCAGACCGACTATATCGACCTGTACCAGCTGCACTGGCCGGGCCGGCCCATCGCCTATTTCGGCTCCAACCCGACGCGCTGGAAGTCCGTCGCCGGTGACGAGACGCCGATCGCCGAGACGCTGGACGCCTTCGCCGAGCTGGTGAAGGAGGGCAAGGTGCGCCATATCGGCCTCTCCAATGAGAGCGCCTGGGGCACGATGCGCTTTCTCGACGAGGCCGGGCGCACGGGTGGCCCGCGCGCGGCCTCGGTGCAGAATGCCTATCACCTGCTGAACCGCACCTATGAGACGGCGCTCGCCGAGGTGAGCCTGCGCGAGGATGTGGGCCTGCTCGCCTATTCCCCGCTGGCGCAGGGCTATCTCACCGGCAAGTATCAGAACGGCGCCCGCCCGGCGGGTGCCCGCTCCACGCTGTTCAACCGTGGCCAGCGCTACCAGACACCCGGCGCGGAAGCGGCGATCGACGACTATCTTGCCATCGCCCGCGAGGCCGGCATCGACCCGGCGCAGTTCGCCATCGCCTTCTGCCTGTCGCGCGAGTTCATGACCTCGGTCATCATCGGCGCGACCACGATGGAGCAGCTGACGAACGACATCGACGCGATCAATGTCGCCTTCACATCCGAGCTGGAAGCCAAGGTCGACGCGGTCCACCAGCTGCGCGGCAATCCCTGCCCGTAA
- a CDS encoding DUF2267 domain-containing protein, protein MTVPMTYRRASEAFDVFLAEVADAAQLSSRHQAYTVVDAVFRAFRRRLAPGEVLAFAAALPPLLGALFIENWRAAEIGPASWTEEEVLRDVKSLRARHNLATDQAVAQVGAVLRRHVDAAVLTQTLRHLPLEAARFWGMETATAAPAES, encoded by the coding sequence ATGACCGTGCCCATGACCTATCGCCGGGCCAGCGAGGCGTTCGACGTGTTCCTGGCCGAGGTGGCGGACGCGGCGCAGCTCTCCAGCCGCCATCAGGCCTATACGGTGGTCGATGCCGTGTTCCGCGCCTTTCGCCGGCGGCTGGCGCCCGGCGAGGTGCTGGCCTTCGCCGCCGCCCTGCCGCCGCTGCTGGGCGCGCTGTTCATCGAGAACTGGCGCGCCGCCGAGATCGGCCCCGCCTCCTGGACGGAGGAAGAGGTGCTGCGCGACGTCAAATCCTTGCGCGCGCGCCATAATCTGGCGACCGATCAGGCGGTGGCGCAGGTCGGCGCGGTGCTGCGGCGCCATGTCGACGCGGCCGTCCTCACGCAGACGCTGCGGCACCTGCCGCTGGAAGCGGCGCGTTTCTGGGGGATGGAGACGGCTACAGCCGCGCCGGCGGAGTCCTGA
- a CDS encoding arylesterase, which yields MAMTPLHAEPLRLVAFGDSLTAGLGLPAKDAFPAKLQAALTAKGHDVVIENAGVSGDTTSAGLARLDWSIQDGTQGVILELGANDALRGLDPAIAEKSLDAILARLKERKIPVLLAGMVAPPNLGGGYGERFNAIYPRLAAKYDVPLYPFFLDGVAGQGKLNQPDGIHPTAAGVDVIVERITPAVERWLATLKSAP from the coding sequence ATGGCCATGACCCCGCTGCACGCCGAACCGCTCCGTCTGGTGGCCTTTGGCGACAGCCTGACGGCCGGTCTCGGCCTGCCCGCCAAGGACGCCTTTCCCGCGAAACTGCAGGCGGCGCTCACGGCGAAGGGTCACGATGTGGTGATCGAGAATGCCGGCGTGTCCGGCGACACGACCAGCGCCGGCCTCGCGCGGCTCGACTGGTCGATCCAGGACGGGACGCAGGGTGTCATCCTGGAACTCGGCGCCAATGACGCGCTGCGCGGCCTCGATCCGGCCATTGCGGAAAAGTCGCTCGACGCCATTCTTGCGCGGCTGAAGGAGCGCAAGATTCCCGTGCTGCTCGCCGGCATGGTCGCCCCGCCCAATCTCGGTGGCGGCTATGGCGAGCGGTTCAACGCGATCTATCCGCGCCTTGCGGCGAAATATGACGTGCCGCTCTACCCGTTCTTCCTCGACGGCGTGGCCGGGCAGGGCAAGCTCAACCAGCCGGATGGCATCCACCCGACAGCGGCGGGCGTCGACGTCATCGTCGAGCGCATCACCCCGGCGGTGGAGCGCTGGCTCGCCACGCTCAAGAGCGCGCCATGA
- a CDS encoding ABC transporter ATP-binding protein produces the protein MQPNSSSKPAITLDKVELSLGSGAARVHILKGVSLNIGQGEAVGLVGPSGSGKSSLLMVLAGLEQANSGTVTVAGEELTRLNEDALARFRGRHVGIVFQAFHLIPTMTAIENVAVPLELAGRADAFERAAAELASVGLGHRLDHYPSQLSGGEQQRVAVARALAPEPRILVADEPTGNLDEATGRQIMDLLFAAQTRRGATLVIVTHDLALARRCDRTIRLRSGQIEGDEAAETEMSAGVPA, from the coding sequence ATGCAGCCGAACTCCTCATCCAAGCCCGCCATCACCCTCGACAAGGTCGAACTCTCCCTCGGCTCCGGCGCGGCGCGCGTTCATATCCTCAAAGGTGTGTCGCTCAATATAGGGCAGGGTGAGGCGGTCGGCCTCGTCGGGCCGTCGGGTTCCGGCAAATCGAGCCTGCTGATGGTGCTGGCGGGGCTGGAGCAGGCGAATTCCGGCACGGTGACGGTGGCGGGCGAGGAACTGACACGGCTCAATGAGGACGCGCTGGCGCGCTTTCGCGGCCGGCATGTCGGCATCGTTTTCCAGGCCTTCCATCTCATCCCGACCATGACCGCCATCGAGAACGTGGCCGTGCCGCTGGAACTCGCCGGGCGGGCGGACGCCTTCGAGCGGGCGGCGGCGGAGCTGGCCTCGGTCGGCCTCGGCCACCGGCTCGACCATTACCCCTCGCAGCTCTCGGGCGGCGAACAGCAGCGCGTGGCGGTGGCCCGCGCGCTCGCGCCGGAGCCGCGCATCCTTGTCGCCGACGAGCCGACCGGCAATCTCGACGAGGCGACCGGCCGTCAGATCATGGACCTGCTTTTCGCCGCGCAGACCCGGCGCGGGGCAACGCTGGTGATCGTCACCCATGACCTCGCGCTGGCGCGCCGCTGCGACCGCACCATCCGCCTGCGCTCCGGCCAGATCGAGGGCGACGAAGCGGCCGAGACGGAGATGAGCGCCGGGGTGCCGGCATGA
- a CDS encoding ABC transporter permease — MSLAATSSGAETARPATLGPRARASLALRFALRELRGGVRGFGVFLACLALGVAAITGVGSFSRALTDGLAREGTTLLGGDAAFTLVQREASPEELALIRAGGNVSTIATLRAMARAGAGDSLNSTLVEAKAVDGAYPMVGAMETDPPQPIDRALALADGRFGALADPALAERLGIKVGDAFQLGEATLRLTGLITREPDALSTGIGFGPRLMVSLDALRASQLLQPGSLVRWHYRVKMTDPSALTGFVERVQEGAPQAGFEARTRNAAAPRLENNVRRFTEYLTLVGLTALLVGGVGVANAVKSHLDAKRGVIATFKSLGAPGGTVFTIYLVEVGLIAAIGIAIGLVVGAALPFAVNAAFGYLLPIAIEPSLQPAALLLAVAYGALIALAFALWPLGLSHDVPVSALFRDEVETRGRRPRRSYMILTVLAVAALAALAVAASEERRIAVYYLIASASVLVTLRLVGTGIMALARRLPRPRLTEARLALANIHRPAALTPTIVLSLGLGLTLLVTLSLIDRSLTRELTSRLPEQAPSFFFLDIQNTETDRFASFLQQQAPAGTVELVPMLRGRLITLGDRPAESITPPPEFAWVLSSDRGITYADALPEGSRLVEGDWWGADYAGPPLVSFEKEIADAFGLKIGDSVTVNVLGRPITARIANLRQVEWERLAINFVMVFSPNTFRGAPHTSIATLTLPGGGEAGVESGVSRAVARDFPAVTAVRVKEALSQIGEIVANLLLAIRGASLVTLVASVLVLAGALAAGQHHRVYDAVILKTLGATRARLVLAYVLEYAALGLVTAVVALGAGSAAAYLVTTQVMKVAFAWSGSAALSAVGIALVLTVGFGLIGTWRALGQKPARILRNL, encoded by the coding sequence ATGAGTCTGGCCGCCACCTCTTCGGGCGCCGAGACCGCGCGCCCGGCGACGCTCGGGCCGCGCGCCCGCGCCTCGCTTGCCCTGCGCTTTGCCCTGCGCGAACTGCGCGGCGGCGTACGTGGGTTCGGCGTGTTCCTCGCCTGTCTGGCGCTCGGCGTCGCCGCCATCACGGGCGTTGGTTCCTTCTCGCGCGCCCTGACCGACGGCCTCGCCCGCGAGGGCACGACGCTGCTCGGCGGCGACGCGGCGTTCACCCTCGTCCAGCGCGAGGCCAGCCCCGAGGAACTGGCGCTGATCCGTGCCGGCGGCAACGTCTCGACCATCGCCACGCTGCGCGCCATGGCGCGGGCCGGCGCGGGCGACAGCCTTAATTCTACGCTGGTCGAGGCCAAGGCGGTGGATGGCGCCTATCCCATGGTCGGTGCCATGGAGACGGACCCGCCACAGCCCATCGACCGCGCCCTCGCTCTGGCGGACGGCCGCTTCGGCGCGCTGGCCGACCCGGCGCTGGCCGAGCGGCTCGGAATCAAGGTCGGTGATGCCTTCCAGCTCGGCGAGGCGACGCTGCGCCTCACCGGCCTTATCACCCGCGAGCCGGACGCGCTCTCCACCGGGATTGGCTTCGGGCCTCGCCTGATGGTGTCGCTCGACGCGCTGCGCGCCTCGCAGCTTCTCCAGCCTGGCAGCCTCGTGCGCTGGCACTACCGGGTGAAAATGACGGATCCTTCCGCGCTCACCGGCTTCGTCGAGCGCGTGCAGGAAGGCGCGCCGCAGGCGGGCTTCGAGGCGCGCACGCGCAATGCCGCCGCCCCGCGGCTTGAGAACAATGTCCGCCGCTTCACCGAATATCTGACGCTGGTCGGCCTCACCGCCCTGTTGGTCGGCGGCGTCGGCGTCGCCAATGCGGTCAAAAGCCACCTCGACGCCAAGCGCGGCGTCATCGCCACCTTCAAGAGCCTGGGCGCGCCGGGCGGTACGGTGTTCACCATCTATCTGGTCGAGGTCGGCCTCATCGCCGCGATCGGCATCGCCATCGGCCTCGTCGTGGGGGCGGCGCTGCCCTTCGCGGTGAACGCGGCCTTCGGCTATCTGCTGCCCATCGCCATCGAGCCGAGTCTGCAACCGGCGGCGCTGCTTCTGGCGGTGGCCTATGGCGCGCTGATCGCGCTTGCCTTCGCGCTGTGGCCGTTGGGTCTGTCGCATGACGTGCCGGTCTCGGCGCTGTTCCGCGACGAGGTGGAGACGCGCGGCCGGCGACCCCGGCGCTCCTACATGATCCTCACCGTGCTTGCGGTTGCCGCGCTTGCGGCGCTGGCGGTGGCGGCCTCCGAGGAGCGGCGCATCGCGGTCTATTACCTCATCGCCTCGGCGAGCGTGCTGGTGACGCTCCGGCTCGTCGGCACCGGCATCATGGCGCTTGCCCGCCGCCTGCCGCGCCCGCGCCTCACCGAGGCCCGGCTGGCGCTCGCCAATATCCACCGCCCGGCGGCGCTGACCCCGACCATCGTGCTGTCGCTGGGTCTGGGGCTCACCTTGCTGGTCACGCTGTCGCTGATCGACCGCAGCCTCACGCGCGAGCTGACGTCGCGCCTGCCCGAGCAGGCACCGAGCTTCTTCTTCCTCGACATCCAGAACACCGAGACGGACCGCTTCGCCAGCTTCCTGCAGCAGCAGGCGCCGGCCGGCACGGTGGAACTCGTGCCGATGCTGCGCGGGCGTCTCATCACGCTCGGCGACCGGCCGGCCGAGAGCATCACCCCGCCGCCGGAATTCGCCTGGGTGCTCTCCTCCGATCGCGGCATCACCTATGCCGACGCGTTGCCGGAGGGCTCGCGCCTCGTCGAGGGCGACTGGTGGGGCGCCGACTATGCCGGCCCGCCGCTGGTGTCCTTCGAGAAGGAGATCGCCGATGCCTTCGGGCTGAAGATCGGCGACAGCGTGACGGTGAATGTGCTCGGACGGCCGATCACCGCCCGCATCGCCAATCTCCGGCAGGTCGAGTGGGAGCGGCTCGCCATCAACTTCGTCATGGTGTTCTCGCCCAACACGTTCCGCGGCGCCCCGCACACCTCCATCGCCACGCTCACCCTGCCCGGCGGCGGCGAGGCGGGGGTGGAGAGTGGTGTGTCGCGCGCGGTGGCGCGGGACTTCCCGGCCGTCACGGCGGTACGGGTGAAGGAGGCGCTGAGCCAGATCGGCGAGATCGTCGCGAACCTCCTGCTGGCGATCCGCGGCGCGAGCCTCGTCACGCTGGTGGCGAGCGTCCTCGTGCTCGCCGGCGCGCTGGCAGCGGGCCAGCATCACCGGGTCTATGACGCCGTGATCCTGAAGACGCTCGGGGCCACCCGCGCCCGGCTCGTGCTGGCCTATGTGCTCGAATATGCCGCGCTCGGCCTTGTGACGGCGGTGGTGGCGCTCGGGGCCGGCTCGGCCGCCGCCTATCTGGTAACCACGCAGGTGATGAAGGTCGCCTTCGCCTGGTCGGGCAGCGCGGCGCTCAGCGCGGTCGGCATCGCGCTGGTGCTGACCGTGGGCTTCGGGCTCATCGGCACCTGGCGGGCGCTCGGGCAGAAGCCGGCACGCATCCTGCGCAACCTGTGA
- a CDS encoding Bax inhibitor-1/YccA family protein encodes MSDYNRNVSVPRFGATAARTQAEIDQGLRAYMLRVYNYMTLGLAITGAAALGIYMLAVSDVPTAAAIAPNIYLTDLGVALFLSPLRWVVIFAPLAAILFLNFRVDRLSVGAAQSIFWLYAALVGVSLASIFLVYTHDSIVRVFFITAAAFGALSLYGYSTSRSLSAMGSFLVMGLFGLIIAMVVNIFLASSMLQFVISVAGVLIFAGLTAWDTQRIKEMYFAGDDDVVAGRKAIMGALTLYLDFINLFIMLLQLFGNRNSN; translated from the coding sequence ATGTCCGACTACAACCGCAACGTCTCCGTGCCGCGCTTCGGGGCGACGGCGGCGCGGACGCAGGCCGAGATCGACCAGGGCCTGCGCGCCTATATGCTGCGCGTCTACAACTACATGACGCTCGGCCTCGCCATCACCGGCGCGGCGGCGCTGGGCATCTACATGCTCGCCGTCTCCGATGTGCCGACCGCGGCGGCCATCGCGCCGAACATCTACCTCACCGATCTCGGTGTCGCGCTGTTCCTCAGCCCGCTGCGCTGGGTGGTGATCTTCGCCCCGCTCGCCGCCATCCTGTTCCTGAACTTCCGGGTCGACCGGCTCAGCGTCGGCGCGGCGCAGAGCATCTTCTGGCTCTATGCGGCGCTGGTCGGCGTCTCGCTGGCCTCGATCTTCCTCGTCTACACCCATGACAGCATCGTGCGGGTGTTCTTCATCACCGCCGCGGCCTTCGGTGCTCTGAGCCTCTATGGCTACAGCACCTCGCGCAGCCTCTCGGCGATGGGCTCCTTCCTGGTGATGGGCCTGTTCGGCCTGATCATCGCCATGGTGGTGAACATCTTCCTCGCCTCGTCGATGCTGCAGTTCGTCATCTCGGTGGCGGGCGTGCTGATCTTCGCCGGCCTGACCGCCTGGGACACGCAGCGCATCAAGGAAATGTACTTCGCCGGCGACGACGATGTGGTGGCCGGTCGCAAGGCGATCATGGGCGCGCTGACGCTCTATCTCGACTTCATCAACCTCTTCATCATGCTGCTCCAGCTCTTCGGCAACCGGAACAGCAACTGA
- a CDS encoding winged helix-turn-helix transcriptional regulator: protein MELIKITDEFIKNRRRYDDACAAAHALDLIGERWSLLVLRELMLGPKRFGDIKAGLPGISANILTQRLEALEVAGILTHTRLPPPHSVPVYELTSWGYEAEPILQVLGRWASRSPAHDPSLPFGAVSLLLSLRTMFAPERAGDMRATIGLDLDGETFTLRIRDGAFEAERGAAKAPDVVFAGAARMVAAAIYGGQALDTLEAAGALVLRGDRAVAARFVTLFPLLPKAERPPA from the coding sequence ATGGAGTTAATAAAAATAACTGATGAATTCATCAAAAACCGTCGTCGGTACGACGATGCCTGCGCCGCCGCCCATGCGCTCGACCTGATCGGCGAGCGCTGGTCGCTCCTCGTGCTGCGCGAGCTGATGCTGGGGCCGAAGCGGTTCGGCGACATCAAGGCCGGGCTGCCGGGGATCAGCGCCAATATCCTTACCCAGCGGCTGGAAGCGCTCGAGGTGGCGGGCATCCTTACGCATACGCGCCTGCCCCCGCCGCATTCCGTACCGGTCTATGAACTGACAAGTTGGGGCTATGAGGCCGAGCCGATCCTGCAGGTGCTCGGGCGCTGGGCCTCGCGCTCGCCGGCGCATGACCCCTCCCTGCCCTTTGGCGCGGTCTCCCTGCTGCTCTCGCTGCGCACCATGTTCGCGCCCGAGCGGGCGGGCGACATGCGCGCGACCATCGGGCTCGATCTCGATGGCGAAACGTTCACCCTGCGCATCCGCGACGGGGCTTTCGAGGCCGAACGCGGCGCCGCCAAGGCGCCGGACGTGGTGTTTGCCGGCGCCGCCCGGATGGTGGCAGCAGCCATCTATGGCGGCCAGGCCCTCGACACGCTGGAAGCCGCCGGCGCGCTGGTTCTGCGTGGCGACAGGGCGGTCGCGGCGCGCTTCGTCACGCTGTTCCCGCTGCTGCCCAAGGCCGAACGCCCGCCTGCATGA
- a CDS encoding VOC family protein has product MPTLIFINLPVRDLGRAIAFYEAIGARKNPQFSDDTAACMVVSDVIHLMLLTHSKFAQFSPRPIADSHATTGALFALTEESRACVDAVVARAVAGGGKADPRAPQDLGFMYSRSFEDPDGHVWEPFFMDMAALSAEMAPAS; this is encoded by the coding sequence GTGCCCACACTCATCTTCATCAACCTTCCCGTCCGCGACCTCGGCCGCGCCATCGCCTTTTACGAGGCCATCGGGGCGCGAAAGAACCCGCAGTTTTCCGATGATACCGCCGCCTGCATGGTTGTCTCGGATGTCATTCACCTGATGCTGCTCACGCACTCGAAATTCGCCCAGTTTTCCCCACGCCCCATCGCCGACAGCCACGCGACGACCGGCGCGCTGTTCGCGCTTACGGAAGAAAGCCGCGCCTGTGTCGACGCCGTCGTGGCGCGGGCTGTTGCCGGGGGCGGTAAGGCCGACCCGCGCGCGCCGCAGGATCTCGGCTTCATGTATTCGCGCAGCTTCGAGGATCCGGACGGGCATGTCTGGGAGCCCTTCTTCATGGACATGGCAGCCCTGTCCGCCGAGATGGCGCCAGCCTCCTGA
- a CDS encoding DUF1428 domain-containing protein — protein sequence MSTTSPAVGYVDGFLLAVPTAKKDAYREMAAKAAPVFFDHGALSLAENWGDDVPHGQLTDFYRAVKAEADETVVFSWVVWPSKEVRDAGMKAFMEDPRLKDMTDMPFDGKRMIFGGFAPLLHEARP from the coding sequence ATGAGCACCACCAGCCCCGCCGTCGGCTATGTCGACGGCTTCCTGCTCGCCGTGCCCACCGCCAAGAAGGACGCCTATCGCGAGATGGCCGCAAAGGCCGCGCCGGTCTTCTTCGATCATGGCGCGCTCTCTCTGGCTGAAAACTGGGGCGACGATGTCCCGCACGGCCAGCTCACCGATTTCTATCGGGCGGTGAAGGCGGAGGCGGATGAAACCGTTGTCTTCTCGTGGGTCGTCTGGCCGTCCAAGGAGGTGCGCGACGCGGGCATGAAGGCCTTCATGGAAGACCCGCGCCTCAAGGACATGACCGACATGCCCTTCGACGGCAAGCGCATGATCTTCGGCGGCTTTGCTCCGCTCTTGCACGAGGCGCGGCCGTGA
- a CDS encoding NAD-dependent succinate-semialdehyde dehydrogenase: MNWADFKREANFIDGAWVPADSGATIDVTNPATGEVIGTVPNAGTAEAQRAIVAADKAFASFSRTTADERAKMLRKLYAAIMDNQRALAELLTIEQGKPLAESMGEVGMSAAYILWFSEEARRVYGDTIPSPWGDRRILVTKQAVGVVAAITPWNFPSSMLARKIGPALATGCTSVVKPATQTPYSALAWGVLAEQVGYPAGVVNILTGSASQIGGEMTSSPIVRKITFTGSTPVGKVLMKQAADTVKRVSMELGGNAPFLIFDDADLDKAVEGALASKYRNSGQTCVCANRFYAQAGIYDAFVEKFAAASAKLKVGSGLEDGVVQGPLIDAKAVEKTESFVADALAKGGKVITGGGRHELGGQFFQPTVIANATSEMNFARDEIFGPVAPVFRFETEEEAVRLANDTEFGLACYFYTRDLSRAFRVTEALRYGQVGVNAGVITTEVAPFGGVKESGVGREGSKYGIEEYLDMKYVCLAL; the protein is encoded by the coding sequence ATGAACTGGGCGGATTTCAAGCGCGAGGCGAACTTCATCGACGGTGCGTGGGTGCCCGCCGATAGCGGCGCCACCATCGACGTCACCAATCCCGCGACCGGCGAGGTGATCGGCACCGTGCCGAATGCCGGCACGGCCGAGGCCCAGCGTGCCATCGTCGCGGCCGACAAGGCCTTTGCGAGCTTCTCGCGCACCACGGCGGATGAGCGCGCTAAGATGCTGCGCAAGCTCTACGCCGCCATCATGGACAACCAGCGCGCGCTCGCCGAGCTCCTCACCATCGAGCAGGGCAAGCCGCTCGCCGAGTCGATGGGCGAAGTCGGCATGTCCGCCGCCTATATCCTCTGGTTCTCCGAGGAGGCCCGCCGGGTCTATGGCGACACGATTCCCTCGCCCTGGGGCGACCGGCGCATCCTCGTCACCAAGCAGGCCGTCGGCGTGGTGGCCGCGATCACCCCATGGAACTTCCCGTCCTCCATGCTCGCCCGCAAGATCGGCCCGGCGCTGGCGACCGGCTGCACCTCGGTGGTGAAGCCGGCGACGCAGACCCCCTATTCGGCGCTCGCCTGGGGCGTGCTGGCCGAGCAGGTCGGCTATCCCGCTGGCGTGGTCAACATCCTCACCGGCTCCGCCTCGCAGATCGGTGGCGAGATGACGTCGAGCCCGATCGTGCGCAAAATCACCTTCACCGGCTCGACGCCGGTCGGCAAGGTGCTGATGAAGCAGGCGGCCGACACGGTAAAGCGCGTCTCGATGGAACTGGGCGGCAATGCGCCCTTCCTCATCTTCGACGATGCCGATCTCGACAAGGCGGTGGAGGGGGCGCTCGCCTCCAAATACCGCAATTCGGGCCAGACCTGCGTCTGCGCCAACCGCTTCTACGCCCAGGCCGGCATCTATGACGCCTTCGTCGAGAAGTTCGCCGCCGCCTCCGCCAAGCTCAAGGTCGGCTCCGGCCTCGAGGACGGCGTGGTGCAGGGCCCGCTGATCGACGCCAAGGCGGTGGAGAAGACCGAGAGCTTCGTCGCCGACGCGCTGGCCAAGGGCGGCAAGGTCATCACCGGCGGTGGCCGTCATGAACTCGGTGGCCAGTTCTTCCAGCCGACCGTCATCGCCAACGCCACCTCGGAGATGAACTTTGCCCGCGACGAGATCTTCGGGCCCGTCGCCCCGGTGTTCCGCTTCGAGACCGAGGAGGAGGCGGTCCGCCTCGCCAACGACACCGAGTTCGGCCTCGCCTGCTATTTCTACACCCGCGATCTCTCCCGCGCCTTCCGCGTCACCGAGGCGCTGCGCTATGGCCAGGTCGGCGTGAATGCCGGCGTCATCACCACGGAAGTCGCGCCCTTCGGCGGCGTGAAGGAATCCGGCGTCGGCCGCGAAGGCTCGAAATACGGCATCGAGGAATATCTCGACATGAAATATGTCTGCCTCGCCCTCTGA
- a CDS encoding DsbA family protein, translating into MPSRPLHRRQLLRSGALATLGTLFAAPFVSSGVLSTKTLDVDALLFDPEAPVGGNPKGDVTIVTFFDYNCGYCRKAAPALAKLVADDGHVRLVYKDWPILAESSVVAAQYALAAKYQGRYERAHETLMTASLRGDTGRFPALLEKAGIDRKKLSADLKTHGQAISALLKRNNEQAEALQLPGTPVYLVGPYKVAAALDYEGFASVVNDARTRAKTK; encoded by the coding sequence ATGCCGTCCCGGCCACTGCACCGCCGCCAGCTCCTGCGTTCGGGAGCCCTGGCCACGCTCGGCACGCTGTTCGCCGCGCCCTTCGTGAGCAGTGGCGTGCTCTCCACCAAGACGCTGGATGTCGATGCGCTGCTGTTCGACCCCGAGGCGCCGGTGGGCGGCAACCCGAAGGGCGACGTCACCATCGTCACCTTCTTCGATTACAATTGCGGCTACTGCCGCAAGGCCGCGCCGGCACTTGCCAAGCTGGTGGCCGACGACGGCCATGTGCGCCTCGTCTACAAGGATTGGCCGATATTGGCCGAAAGCTCGGTGGTCGCCGCGCAATATGCCCTCGCCGCCAAATATCAGGGCCGCTATGAGCGCGCCCATGAAACGCTGATGACCGCTTCCCTGCGCGGCGACACCGGCCGGTTTCCCGCGCTGCTGGAGAAAGCCGGGATCGACCGCAAAAAGCTCTCCGCCGATCTCAAGACGCATGGGCAGGCCATCAGCGCCCTGTTGAAGCGCAATAATGAGCAGGCCGAGGCGCTGCAGCTTCCGGGAACGCCGGTCTATCTCGTCGGCCCCTACAAGGTTGCCGCCGCGCTGGACTATGAAGGCTTCGCCAGCGTCGTGAACGACGCCCGCACCCGCGCCAAGACGAAATAG